The stretch of DNA TTGCAGTTTACATCAAACTTGATTTCATTTGAACCCTCATTCCCTTtcacttcctctgtgtgtgtgtgtgtgtgtgtgtgtgtgtgtccttattcCTCTATTTTTTGGGTTTCATTTCTAGCATCATCGATGGTACAATCCTCACTCTATCAATCAGTGAAATAGAAGGAAGTACATAATGAATGCTCTTTCACCTTCAGAATTTCTtctgcattttttattttttaggttTATTATTTTGGTATAACCAAAAATGTTAGATCAAAACATGAGCAGCATGTTGTTTTACACTATAAATACATATTAACATAAATTGGACAGAATACAGAAGCATACAAACAAACTGCCAGTGCACTCTGAACATTAATAAAAGCAAGTACAAATCTGAATAAGTACCGCTTAAGTATGAAATAAATACAGTATTTAAAGGATTGATTGATACAATACACCAATACTACAATGGAAATTCTGGTAAAAACCACATAAAAAGACCAAATGGAACATAGGCACCCTTTGCACCCTTTTCTACAAATAAATGAAACACAGCTGAGAGCCCACAATAAATTCCCTATTGTCATACTGTACGTCAGATAGCTTGAGGGATGAGCGTCACGTTGGTAGTGACACCAACTGACAACAATCTAAATTCCCTAAATTCTCTCCTCGGTCTGTTTTAATTCCTCcgtgtcatgtaaaaatgacttcAGTCAAGTTAGTGTGCCCCAATTAGTTAATGGAGATTCCTGTTCCAATTGGGAAATGGCCCACGCATATAATCATGGTTTGCTCTCCGGACTGTCTTTCAGGAGGTCTGTCAGACCATGCCGGGCAGGTGTCCTACGTGGTAAACATAATCCATCTCCCCCTACATCGCCACAGGTTCCTCTTGGGGATGAACTTTATCTTAAAATGAACTGAGGTAGAATTGTCATCCTCCTAGCTGGAATAGAGCACATGGAGAAACAATAAGCAACCACCTATTTACATAACTTTATGACAatgcctcagacaacaacaacaaaaaacagtacGGGGTCATGAATCATTATGCAATAGAAAGACACTCACTCTGTCACTAAATTCTCAAGGATATGCGACCGCCTCAAGCTTGACCTTCTCCTCATTTTCAAGGTTGTATTGACCTTGCTTATGATACCTGATATGACAAAGGAGGAAAACAATATGTGTTATTCgtggacaggacagaggcaagTTGGTGATCCTGAAACATCTCAAACCTTTCCAAAAGACAGAAAAACAAGCTCTGAGGCACACTGACCTGATGGCCATTAATATGGCGATGACTGTCAGACACAGAAAGGACACAACCACTGCCACCACAGCCAGTGCTATTGTCCTGTTGTAGCCTTCTGCTTCCTTTGTGACTGGCAGGGTGAAAAGGTGACACCGCTCACCAGAGTATCCAATCAAACATCTACAAAGAAATACAGTAAACAGTGACTTGAgtttggagacacacacacacacacacatacacacacacacacatacacacacacacacacacacacacacacatacacacacacacatacacacacacacatacacacacacatacatacacacacacacacatacatacacacatacacacaataagTGTCTAACAAAATACGGATATGGTGCTGAATGAGAGGACGGGGCTCACATGCAGGATGGCTCTCGTAGTTCTCTCAGGTATTGGCAGACCCCATGAATGCAGTAGTCTTTATACTTCCTCAGACAGGGGTTCCTCTTCTTACCCTttccttttctctttccctcccttgtCCTGACTGTGTAAGGAGCCACGGGCAGATCTTTCGGCTTGGTGGAAAATGCCACTGGAGATGAGAGGAAGATCGGAACAATACATTTATTACCAACAGATAATTGGGATTCAGAGATATAAGATACATTGTATAAATAGGTTCTTTTTTAAACATTCTATATGCAAAATGTGAATCTTTGAAAACGTTCTAGAATGGAGGGGCTGATGAATACCTAGAAATAAACTACTGGTAAACTACTGTACCTTTTGGAAACTCCATTTCATAATCCCCAGACAGATAGTCCTCATCACCATGTTCATAATAGTATTCCTCCTCGTCATATTCTAGCTGGTTGTCTCTTATTTCCTTATCATTGTGGAGGATACTGACCACAGCTAATTGGACAGGAGACTTATCCCCGTGCCTGTCAATGGTATTGGCAGAGGTACCACTTGATATCCTGAAAGACACTGGAGACACAAACTTTATTTACATGAGTTTGAATGCAGCCACACAAAGTAGGACAATTCCTCCCGAGCgatagcacgagagagagagaggaaacatgcTCTGACTACAGTTCATCCCGAGCgatagcacgagagagagagaggaaacatgcTCTGACTACAGTTCATCCCGAGCgatagcacgagagagagaggaaacatgcTCTGACTACAGTTCATCCCGAGCgatagcacgagagagagaggaaacatgcTCTGACTACAGTTCCTCCCGAGCgatagcacgagagagagagaggaaacatgcTCTGACTACAGTTCATCCCGAGCgatagcacgagagagagaggaaacatgcTCTGACTACAGTTCATCCCGAGCgatagcacgagagagagagaggaaacatgcTCTGACTACAGTTCATCCCGAGCgatagcacgagagagagaggaaacatgcTCTGACTACAGTTCATCCCGAGCgatagcacgagagagagaggaaacatgcTCTGACTACAGTTCCTCCCGAGCgatagcacgagagagagagagagaggaaacatgcTCTGACTACAATTCCTCCCGAGCgatagcacgagagagagagaggaaacatgcTCTGACTACAGTTCCTCCCGAGCgatagcacgagagagagagaggaaacatgcTCTGACTACAATTCCTCCCGAGCgatagcacgagagagagagaggaaacatgcTCTGACTACAGTTCCTCCCGAGCgatagcacgagagagagaggaaacatgcTCTGACTACAGTTCATCCCGAGCgatagcacgagagagagagaggaaacatgcTCTGACTACAGTTCATCCCGAGCgatagcacgagagagagagaggaaacatgcTCTGACTACAGTTCCTCCCGAGCgatagcacgagagagagagaggaaacatgcTCTGACTACAGTTCATCCCGAGCgatagcacgagagagagagaggaaacatgcTCTGACTACAGTTCATCCCGAGCgatagcacgagagagagagaggaaacatgcTCTGACTACAGTTCATCCCGAGCgatagcacgagagagagagaggaaacatgcTCTGACTACAGTTCATCCCGAGCgatagcacgagagagagaggaaacatgcTCTGACTACAGTTCATCCCGAGCGATAGCACGAGAGAGAGGAAACATGCTCTGACTACAGTTCATCCCGAGCgatagcacgagagagagagaggaaacatgcTCTGACTACAGTTCACCCCGAGCgatagcacgagagagagaggggaaacatGCTCTGACTACAGTTCATTGACACTTTAAATAGTTTGCCATATTAGGCTATACATCTTAAAACATGCTATAAATGTTAATATATTGCATATTATATATTCCTAAAGATATCATTATTCTATACATTGTTAGAACGGCTGGGCGAGCCTATATAATATACCCCTATAAACAAATCGCTGCAACATTGTCATGATTTGGTTTTAAGTGCAGACCAGTCATTGGTCCCGACTCACTCACCTGATCCATAAACGATACAAATTGCAAATCTGAGATAAATATTCATcgctgtttttcttttgagttaGCGAAAATACACTCAGAACGAGGCGTAAATCCTTTTGATATAAATTCCACGGTACGATCTATTCCGAGTTAAACGTGTCCAGTAAGCTAAAGGTGTCGCTGCTTCTCTGCTTGTGACCTCTGTATCCCAGTCTACTGCTTTGGGCGCACAGTTGGAAAAGAACTGTTTCCTACTGGTACAATTATGTATGTTGCCTCCCAATGATTCATGGCCACACCTTTCAATAGAGGCAGAACCTATACTGTAGTGTGAATTTCATGGCAGATAATATATTGGCTATGCCTAGTATTCAATGAGAGGACATCCTAATGTCATTATTTTTGACATTCCGTAGCCTCCAGTGTGATGATCAGTCCAGCAGCAAGCCAGGGACGACGGCAGGTTTTATACACCCTGTTATCCAATTGTACCTGCCTATCCTCTAATAAAAGGAAGCCTTCAGTATATACCTACCTATTCATGCACACATACCTACCTATTCATGCACGTGCTAGAACATGTCCGTTTTTTAGACTTTCAATTTACAAATCTCAAGTGATCACtataattattttattataaAAACCTTTGATTTGTCCGAGAACGTAAGTTGATAGAataggtcaaataaataaaacggACGGTATTTAGCCTAACGCGCGCATATGGACAGGCACGTTGTCGACCAGTACCGGCGCGCCTAATGTAGGTTAGGGGGCTATTACCAGAAGTGTGCCGCAAAGAGGTATTttgcagcgcacaattggcccagcgcagTCCGGGTTACGACGTCATTGTACATTTATATTTCACCTTGATTTaaaaccaggtaagctagttgagaacaaggtctcatttacaactgcgacctggccaagataaagataaagcaaagcagtgcaacacagacagagttacacatggagtaaaacatacagtcaataatacagtacaaaaacaaggctatatacgatgtgagcaaatgaggtgaaataaagggaggtaaaggcaataaaaaggccacggtggcaaagtaaatataaTATAGCAATTAtaaacactggaattgtagatttgcagtaggtgaatgtgcaaagtagaactACTGGGGTGTAAGCAGCATAAtacataaatacagtaggggatgaGGTCATTCTtgggttatgtacaggtgcagtgatctgtgagctgctctgacagctggtgcttaaagctggtgagggagataagcgtGTCCAGTTtgagagatttttgcagttcgttccagtcattggaactggaaggagaggcagccaaaggaggtatTGGTCCTGGGGGTGACCAGTgtaatacacctgctggagcgtgtgctgctatggtgaccagcgtgccgagataaggcagggctttacctagcagagacttgtagttAACCTGTAGCtagtggatttggcgacgagcatgaagcgagggccagccaaggagagcgtacaagtcgcagtggtgggtagtgtatggggctttggtgacaaaacggatggcactgtgatagactgcatccagtttgttgagtagagtgttggaggctattttgtaaataagaatgtggcCGACTCGCCTAGCTAAGAATTATTATCATTTTAAAACGAAGCACAAGTATTCGCTAAATAGGTCAACAGTGCCACCAAGTGTTAGAATGGGGTAGTAGGAACTAACAGAATGTCAATGAGCATTCTTTTTATACCAGGAATAGCCTTTAGGTGTCTGGGAAACAGGCTTGTGGTGAATGCCCCAAAATATATTGCTTTAAAAAGGAATGACAAGAGAAAATATGTTAACAAGTTTATTAACGATGCCCAATAAAATCAAAACCAAGACAGTGAGAGGGGATGAGACAACTATGACAAGGTTTAAAACATTTAGCAGTTGAGTCAACCAAAAAGAatatcctgttgaaaaaaaaaaaaaaagaggctatttcaacatgctctttaacattaTAAAAATCCCTCCGGCTCAACGCAAGTTTATAGGAACTATGAAAAAGGATCTGAAAATGTTTCTTGGAGGAGCAGTCATGATTACCATATTTACAAAAGCACACGTTGCTTCACACAGAATCCAGTCATTCAGGCTTTAACTACAGGTATAACTAGGGCGGAACCGAAATCCATCACCCCATGAGGTCTCAGATTcacaatacaaaaaaaactaaaaaacagcATACTGACTCCGGTGAGTTAAGTTAAGGTTAAGAAAGGCTTGGGTAAAAACATGCCCTCCCCTCATCTTTCATACATTAGAGTTGAGCCACTCCAGTCTGTACAGAATCTGTAACACTTGCAAAAAAACAAATATAACATACTTTGCCAACAGCGAAGAACCTAGTTTTCCAGCTGCCCCCCCCGGAACCCCTACATGCCCCATCCCGCTCCCATGCTGCCATTCATGCCCACGGAGCCACGACTGCTGCCATAGTAACTGCTGCTCATCCCGCTCTGATTACCTAACAGGAAATAGAAATAGCAGCATTATTACCGACGCAGACTTACCTTCTCCAATACAAACGACACAAATATATACATAGAAAGTGGAtacctcccgggtggcgcagtggttaagggcgcggtacagcgccagctgtgccacaagagactctgggttcgcgcccaggctgtcgtaaccggccgcgaccgggaggtccgtggtgcgacgcacaattggcctagcgtggTCCGGGTTAGGCCGGTAGGAATATCCTTGTCTCgtcacgcaccagcgactcctgtggcgggccgggcgcagtgcgcgctaaccaaggttgccactGTGACAcattcctccgacacattggtgcggctggatgcacgctgtgttaagaagcagtgcggcttggttgggttgtgtatcggaggacgcatgactttcaaccttcgcgatgagacaagatagtagctactaaacaattggataccacgaaattggggagaaaaaaaaaggtaaaattttatttaaaaaagaacGTGGATACTCAAGGATGAGCAACGGCAAAATTGGAGACACCATGTCATTTTTTAGGAGACATGTTGTTGACATGGTTAGTGTACTGCTAACTAAAACatattagctggctagctaatcaTTTTAGGGGGCAAACAATTCAGTTATTTACCATAAATTTTTGGGATTGgggtaccaaaaaaaaaaaaaatcgataGTTACCTAATGATATTATTTTACGATATATTGTATTGACaatattgcaatattatttttgcgctagttggctgtaccaaCACTCCAGTAATTTTCCTTctgtagcttgttctccatctttttaaaTCGGGAGACAATATGTTTCCATCCCTTTTATTAcaatgactgatcaaaactatcATGGCTTTCTTTCTcatccctctgcagcagacatacgaTGAGCAATAAATTCACAGTAtggaatcacaatacatatagaatcatgagaatctcaATGATTATCTTATCGTGAGGTCCATTGGCAATTCCAAACCCTAGTTAAATTTGCCACAACAAATCTTTTTGCTAGTTAAATGGGACGCTGTCTCCACAATGGCACTGTGTCTCCAGCAATGTTAACTTTGCCATCTCCACTTTCCAAGCATATATGACCTCATGTAATATTTTGGTTAGTGATGCAAATCGTGAACTATATAGGGCCATGTAAACCAAATGTAGAGGTTAGGAATTTTTCTGATCTGACATGGTAAGTAAAATACTTTTAAGAAAGAAACTGTCTTAATGTTAGTAACAACTCTCCTGTGACAGGCAGCAGAGAGCTGACACTTACTGTAATCATTGTACCCCCCCATGCCGGACTGGCTGCTGTAACCACCTGTATAACCAGTACTCATCTGTTGGCTTCCTCCATAGGAAGATTGGTTGGCTGTGGAAAATGAACTCTGTCAAGTCAAATACCGTACAACAATATGGTGCATGTCCCAATTAAAGCCAAACTGATTCTGCACACAGAACTACACCCGTTGGCCCAGAATATACTTTTATGCCTTCATCTACTTCCCATAAAAACTCACCCATAGCCCCCATCATCTGTCCACCATAGCCACCATTGCTGCCCCCTGCTGTCGAGTTGAGGAACAACTCAACATAACGGTGCTCTGAGgaagagagggcagtgtgaaacAAGGCAAACATCCTGattggataaaaataaataaataaaagacagAATGTTTAGGATGCAACTACCCAGACAGGAACAGTGGTGATgacccacacacagactcacgCATGTTGGCTTTATCCTTCGACATGGCGGCCACAGCATCCTCATGTGTCGCAAACTCCACGTCAGCCTCTCCAGTCACCCTCCCGTCTGGACCGACCTCGATGTGCACACGCACTGGGTTCAGCGGAGAGAAAAACTacacgggggggggggcaacaattAGCATTACAAGTCAGTGACTTGAGTGTGTATATTACGTAACTAGTTCTGGTACTCACACTGTAGATGTCAGTCTCTGTGGCCCGGTAAGGAAGACCCCTCATGTGCACGCAGTGTCCGGTCGTACTCTGAAAACTTGAACCACTGTCACTATAACGATCTGAACCTATAGACGTGCACAGAGTTAGAAAGCTTAGGATTAGTCCCACCCACGAATACAGTAGAAATATACAGAACTCCGGTATGCATTCTAACATCAAAAAAACGTGTTACGTTTTCCCATGCTGCTGTGTCCCATCATCACCATCCACCGGTGATGTCCAAAGACAGAGCAGAAAcgtgaagagagagaaaaaagaagagGGATTGGCAGGGAACTGAACTATAATCTCACCAGCCTCACCTCCACCGTAGCCCCCACGACGCATCCTGTCGAAAGAGCCTCCTCGGCTCATGCCGTTGTAGCCACGGCCGCCTCCACCACCGGGCCGGTCGTAGGGGCCTGGTCTCTGCATGCCGCCCATGGTTTTGCGTGGGGGCTCGTAGTTCGTCCGCACCTCTGCATTGCTGCTCTT from Oncorhynchus kisutch isolate 150728-3 linkage group LG28, Okis_V2, whole genome shotgun sequence encodes:
- the LOC109873062 gene encoding heterogeneous nuclear ribonucleoprotein H-like isoform X1, giving the protein MADGEGFVVRIRGLPWSCAVDEVARFFSDCKVANNGTSIHFTYTREGRPSGEAFVELESEDDLKIAVKKDRETLGHRYVEVFKSNNVEMDWVMKHTGPNSPETEGDGLVRLRGLPFGCSKEEIVQFFLGLEIVPNGITLPMDFQGRSTGEAFVQFASQDIAEKALKKHKERIGHRYIEIFKSSNAEVRTNYEPPRKTMGGMQRPGPYDRPGGGGGRGYNGMSRGGSFDRMRRGGYGGGEAGSDRYSDSGSSFQSTTGHCVHMRGLPYRATETDIYSFFSPLNPVRVHIEVGPDGRVTGEADVEFATHEDAVAAMSKDKANMQHRYVELFLNSTAGGSNGGYGGQMMGAMANQSSYGGSQQMSTGYTGGYSSQSGMGGYNDYSNQSGMSSSYYGSSRGSVGMNGSMGAGWGM
- the LOC109873076 gene encoding proheparin-binding EGF-like growth factor → MNIYLRFAICIVYGSVSFRISSGTSANTIDRHGDKSPVQLAVVSILHNDKEIRDNQLEYDEEEYYYEHGDEDYLSGDYEMEFPKVAFSTKPKDLPVAPYTVRTREGKRKGKGKKRNPCLRKYKDYCIHGVCQYLRELREPSCICLIGYSGERCHLFTLPVTKEAEGYNRTIALAVVAVVVSFLCLTVIAILMAIRYHKQGQYNLENEEKVKLEAVAYP
- the LOC109873062 gene encoding heterogeneous nuclear ribonucleoprotein H-like isoform X3, which encodes MADGEGFVVRIRGLPWSCAVDEVARFFSDCKVANNGTSIHFTYTREGRPSGEAFVELESEDDLKIAVKKDRETLGHRYVEVFKSNNVEMDWVMKHTGPNSPETEGDGLVRLRGLPFGCSKEEIVQFFLGLEIVPNGITLPMDFQGRSTGEAFVQFASQDIAEKALKKHKERIGHRYIEIFKSSNAEVRTNYEPPRKTMGGMQRPGPYDRPGGGGGRGYNGMSRGGSFDRMRRGGYGGGEAGSDRYSDSGSSFQSTTGHCVHMRGLPYRATETDIYSFFSPLNPVRVHIEVGPDGRVTGEADVEFATHEDAVAAMSKDKANMQHRYVELFLNSTAGGSNGGYGGQMMGAMANQSSYGGSQQMSTGYTGGYSSQSGMGGYNDYIR
- the LOC109873062 gene encoding heterogeneous nuclear ribonucleoprotein H-like isoform X2, yielding MADGEGFVVRIRGLPWSCAVDEVARFFSDCKVANNGTSIHFTYTREGRPSGEAFVELESEDDLKIAVKKDRETLGHRYVEVFKSNNVEMDWVMKHTGPNSPETEGDGLVRLRGLPFGCSKEEIVQFFLGLEIVPNGITLPMDFQGRSTGEAFVQFASQDIAEKALKKHKERIGHRYIEIFKSSNAEVRTNYEPPRKTMGGMQRPGPYDRPGGGGGRGYNGMSRGGSFDRMRRGGYGGGSDRYSDSGSSFQSTTGHCVHMRGLPYRATETDIYSFFSPLNPVRVHIEVGPDGRVTGEADVEFATHEDAVAAMSKDKANMQHRYVELFLNSTAGGSNGGYGGQMMGAMANQSSYGGSQQMSTGYTGGYSSQSGMGGYNDYSNQSGMSSSYYGSSRGSVGMNGSMGAGWGM